The following coding sequences are from one Oncorhynchus nerka isolate Pitt River linkage group LG6, Oner_Uvic_2.0, whole genome shotgun sequence window:
- the glra4a gene encoding glycine receptor, alpha 4a isoform X2: MLPQVIRILYVLSFCFFQGGFIRPGSCKEEIKSSSRTVPSSQSPSDFLDKLMGKRSGYDARIRPNFKGPPVNVTCNIFINSFGSITETTMDYRLNVFLRQKWNDPRLAYQEYPDDSLDLDPSMLDSIWKPDLFFANEKGANFHEVTTDNKLLRIFQDGSVLYSIRLTLILSCPMDLKNFPMDIQTCTMQLESFGYTMNDLIFEWLAENPVQVADDLTLPQFVLKDEQDLGYCTKHYNTGKFTCIEVKFHLERQMGYYLIQMYIPSLLIVILSWVSFWINMDAAPARVGLGITTVLTMTTQSSGSRASLPKVSYVKAIDIWMAVCLLFVFAALLEYAAVNFVSRQHKEFIRLRKKQRRQRIRLTTATHYSWPSHYMRKISSFQAQLISMAMALANQPGSVESLRKVNDLPSNSTTSTSYHGNLNQHCSACAREEELARDSRGFYFRGYGLGHCLQTKDGTAVEGATVFTPPPPAVSTVYDGEAVRQRFVDRAKRIDTISRAVFPLSFLFFNIFYWITYKVLRHEDIHANL; the protein is encoded by the exons ACCGGGCTCCTGTAAGGAGGAGATAAAGTCCTCTAGTAGGACCGTCCCCTCCTCGCAGTCCCCGTCTGACTTCCTGGACAAGCTCATGGGGAAAAGGTCTGGCTATGACGCCCGCATCAGACCCAACTTCAAAG GTCCGCCTGTGAATGTCACCTGCAATATTTTCATCAACAGCTTTGGGTCCATCACGGAAACTACTATG GACTACAGGCTCAATGTGTTCCTACGGCAAAAGTGGAACGATCCCCGCTTGGCTTACCAGGAGTACCCAGACGACTCCTTGGACTTGGATCCTTCCATGTTGGACTCCATCTGGAAGCCTGACCTTTTCTTCGCTAACGAGAAGGGGGCTAACTTTCACGAGGTCACCACCGACAACAAACTGCTGCGGATCTTCCAAGATGGGAGTGTACTGTATAGCATCAG gctgactctcatcctgtcctgCCCTATGGACTTGAAGAATTTCCCCATGGATATTCAGACCTGTACCATGCAGCTTGAAAGCT TTGGGTATACCATGAATGATCTGATCTTCGAGTGGCTGGCCGAGAACCCGGTGCAGGTGGCTGATGATCTGACGCTCCCACAGTTTGTGCTGAAAGATGAGCAGGATCTAGGCTACTGCACCAAGCACTACAACACAG GTAAATTCACCTGCATCGAGGTTAAGTTCCACCTGGAGAGACAGATGGGCTATTACCTGATCCAGATGTACATCCCCAGCCTGCTCATTGTCATCCTGTCCTGGGTCTCCTTCTGGATCAACATGGATGCTGCCCCGGCTAGAGTGGGCCTAGGCATCACCACCGTGCTCACTATGACCACCCAGAGCTCTGGGTCCCGCGCCTCTCTACCCAAG GTGTCCTACGTGAAGGCCATTGACATCTGGATGGCCGTGTGCTTGCTGTTCGTGTTCGCCGCACTGCTCGAGTACGCAGCAGTCAACTTTGTCTCACGGCAACACAAGGAGTTCATCAGACTGAGGAAGAAGCAGCGGCGGCAGAGAATA AGACTGACAACGGCAACACACTACAGCTGGCCGTCACATTACATGAGAAAGATCAGCTCGTTTCAGGCTCAGCTCATTTCCATG GCCATGGCCTTGGCCAATCAACCGGGGAGTGTAGAGTCACTGAGGAAAGTGAACGACCTGCCTAGCAACAGCACTACCAGCACCAGCTACCACGGGAACCTGAATCAGCACTGCAGCGCCTGTGCCAGG GAAGAGGAACTGGCGAGAGACAGCCGTGGGTTTTACTTCCGTGGCTACGGACTGGGTCACTGCCTACAGACCAAGGACGGAACAGCTGTGGAGGGGGCAACAGTCTTCACCCCGCCACCCCCAGCGGTGTCCACTGTTTATGATGGCGAAGCGGTCCGCCAGCGCTTTGTGGACCGGGCCAAGCGCATCGACACGATATCCAGGGCCGTCTTCCCTCTGAGCTTCCTCTTCTTCAACATTTTCTACTGGATCACCTACAAAGTGCTGCGACACGAAGACATCCATGCAAACTTGTAA
- the glra4a gene encoding glycine receptor, alpha 4a isoform X1, translating to MLPQVIRILYVLSFCFFQGGFIRPGSCKEEIKSSSRTVPSSQSPSDFLDKLMGKRSGYDARIRPNFKGPPVNVTCNIFINSFGSITETTMDYRLNVFLRQKWNDPRLAYQEYPDDSLDLDPSMLDSIWKPDLFFANEKGANFHEVTTDNKLLRIFQDGSVLYSIRLTLILSCPMDLKNFPMDIQTCTMQLESFGYTMNDLIFEWLAENPVQVADDLTLPQFVLKDEQDLGYCTKHYNTGKFTCIEVKFHLERQMGYYLIQMYIPSLLIVILSWVSFWINMDAAPARVGLGITTVLTMTTQSSGSRASLPKVSYVKAIDIWMAVCLLFVFAALLEYAAVNFVSRQHKEFIRLRKKQRRQRIEEELARDSRGFYFRGYGLGHCLQTKDGTAVEGATVFTPPPPAVSTVYDGEAVRQRFVDRAKRIDTISRAVFPLSFLFFNIFYWITYKVLRHEDIHANL from the exons ACCGGGCTCCTGTAAGGAGGAGATAAAGTCCTCTAGTAGGACCGTCCCCTCCTCGCAGTCCCCGTCTGACTTCCTGGACAAGCTCATGGGGAAAAGGTCTGGCTATGACGCCCGCATCAGACCCAACTTCAAAG GTCCGCCTGTGAATGTCACCTGCAATATTTTCATCAACAGCTTTGGGTCCATCACGGAAACTACTATG GACTACAGGCTCAATGTGTTCCTACGGCAAAAGTGGAACGATCCCCGCTTGGCTTACCAGGAGTACCCAGACGACTCCTTGGACTTGGATCCTTCCATGTTGGACTCCATCTGGAAGCCTGACCTTTTCTTCGCTAACGAGAAGGGGGCTAACTTTCACGAGGTCACCACCGACAACAAACTGCTGCGGATCTTCCAAGATGGGAGTGTACTGTATAGCATCAG gctgactctcatcctgtcctgCCCTATGGACTTGAAGAATTTCCCCATGGATATTCAGACCTGTACCATGCAGCTTGAAAGCT TTGGGTATACCATGAATGATCTGATCTTCGAGTGGCTGGCCGAGAACCCGGTGCAGGTGGCTGATGATCTGACGCTCCCACAGTTTGTGCTGAAAGATGAGCAGGATCTAGGCTACTGCACCAAGCACTACAACACAG GTAAATTCACCTGCATCGAGGTTAAGTTCCACCTGGAGAGACAGATGGGCTATTACCTGATCCAGATGTACATCCCCAGCCTGCTCATTGTCATCCTGTCCTGGGTCTCCTTCTGGATCAACATGGATGCTGCCCCGGCTAGAGTGGGCCTAGGCATCACCACCGTGCTCACTATGACCACCCAGAGCTCTGGGTCCCGCGCCTCTCTACCCAAG GTGTCCTACGTGAAGGCCATTGACATCTGGATGGCCGTGTGCTTGCTGTTCGTGTTCGCCGCACTGCTCGAGTACGCAGCAGTCAACTTTGTCTCACGGCAACACAAGGAGTTCATCAGACTGAGGAAGAAGCAGCGGCGGCAGAGAATA GAAGAGGAACTGGCGAGAGACAGCCGTGGGTTTTACTTCCGTGGCTACGGACTGGGTCACTGCCTACAGACCAAGGACGGAACAGCTGTGGAGGGGGCAACAGTCTTCACCCCGCCACCCCCAGCGGTGTCCACTGTTTATGATGGCGAAGCGGTCCGCCAGCGCTTTGTGGACCGGGCCAAGCGCATCGACACGATATCCAGGGCCGTCTTCCCTCTGAGCTTCCTCTTCTTCAACATTTTCTACTGGATCACCTACAAAGTGCTGCGACACGAAGACATCCATGCAAACTTGTAA